One genomic segment of Chelmon rostratus isolate fCheRos1 chromosome 22, fCheRos1.pri, whole genome shotgun sequence includes these proteins:
- the LOC121626113 gene encoding ras-related protein Rap-1b has protein sequence MREYKLVVLGSGGVGKSALTVQFVQGIFVEKYDPTIEDSYRKQVEVDGQQCMLEILDTAGTEQFTAMRDLYMKNGQGFALVYSITAQSTFNDLQDLREQILRVKDTEDVPMILVGNKCDLEVERVVAKESGIGLARQWNSCAFLETSAKSKINVNEIFYDLVRQINRKSPVPGKARKKSTCQLL, from the exons aTGCGTGAATACAAACTGGTTGTTTTAGGATCAGGAGGAGTCGGCAAGTCAGCTCTG ACTGTCCAGTTTGTTCAGGGAATCTTTGTGGAGAAGTACGACCCGACGATAGAGGATTCCTACAGGAAG caAGTCGAGGTTGATGGACAGCAGTGTATGTTGGAGATCCTGGACACAGCAGGAACA gagCAGTTCACGGCGATGAGAGACCTGTACATGAAGAACGGTCAGGGTTTCGCTCTGGTCTACTCCATCACGGCTCAGTCCACCTTCAACGACCTTCAGGACCTCAGAGAGCAGATCCTGAGAGTGAAGGACACCGAGGAC GTTCCCATGATCCTGGTTGGAAATAAGTGCGACCTGGAAGTGGAGCGTGTCGTGGCCAAAGAGTCGGGCATCGGCCTTGCCCGCCAGTGGAACTCCTGCGCCTTCCTGGAGACCTCAGCCAAGAGCAAGATCAACGTCAACgag atctTCTATGACCTCGTGCGACAGATTAACAGGAAGAGTCCAGTTCCTGGGAAAGCTCGCAAAAAGTCCACCTGTCAGCTTCTCTAA